Proteins encoded within one genomic window of Balaenoptera ricei isolate mBalRic1 chromosome 10, mBalRic1.hap2, whole genome shotgun sequence:
- the TNFRSF13C gene encoding tumor necrosis factor receptor superfamily member 13C: MGFGSMRRGARGLRGRDRPATPQCLQTQCFDPLVRKCVACSLLRTTEPRPASPPSDPPPPRSSLPSAPCSACSSPPAGGPSSLAPGTALQPQESVGPGATAEAEAALPLPALLFGAPALLGLALALVLLGLVSGRRRRRRPGAAAAPEALEAPNGDQDEPLDSDSILSPGTLDATAPIWLPPSEDPATTPPAHSVPVPATELGSTELVTTKTAGPEQP; this comes from the exons ATGGGCTTTGGCAGCATGAGGCGAGGGGCGAGGGGCCTGAGGGGCAGAGACAGGCCGGCCACCCCGCAGTGCCTGCAGACCCAGTGCTTCGACCCGCTGGTTCGCAAATGCGTGGCCTGCAGTCTCCTCCGGACGACAGAGCCTAGACCGG CCTCGCCTCCCTccgaccctccccctccccgctcctctctcccctctgccccgtGCTCTGCCTGCTCGTCCCCTCCAGCAGGCGGCCCGAGCAGCCTGGCGCCCGGGACGGCGCTGCAGCCGCAGGAGTCGGTGGGCCCGGGGGCCACCGCCGAGGCCGAGGCCGCGCTGCCGCTCCCGGCGCTGCTCTTCGGCGCCCCCGCGCTGCTGGGCCTGGCGCTGGCCCTGGTCCTGCTGGGCCTGGTGAGCGGGAGGCGCCGACGGCGACGGCCCGGCGCGGCGGCTGCCCCAGAGGCCCTGGAGGCCCCGAACGGAGACCAGGATG agcCCCTGGACAGTGACAGCATCCTCTCCCCGGGAACCCTGGATGCCACAGCTCCGATCTGGCTTCCGCCCAGTGAAGACCCAGCTACCACCCCACCTGCCCACAGCGTCCCTGTGCCAGCCACAGAGCTGGGTTCCACTGAGCTGGTGACCACTAAGACGGCCGGCCCGGAGCAACCATAG